One Salvia hispanica cultivar TCC Black 2014 unplaced genomic scaffold, UniMelb_Shisp_WGS_1.0 HiC_scaffold_1063, whole genome shotgun sequence genomic window, ttcttttcatgaagatttgattgcgcaatcacgtaacatagatataccatatctgaaccttgtgtgaaccgggaatgtggccacattccacgacggtcactggaccggccaactcctTTGTTAGCTCACGATCCccttatgtgtacactagtccgagtagggtttgcggccctactgggacccgaattcgatttaacttaaattggcatagccaagcagataggtaatcataaaacaaaacatggcatgacaacatacttgagcaaaaattcacattttcatactgaAATCACGTTTTGAAAGAATGCCCACCTCAAAGCAAAATCTCTATCCGTAAGTTCTTTAACTTGGCCTTAGACGACGTGTGGAGACGTCCCTTTAGGAAATAACATACATatacttaattagattttgagaTATCCATTAAACGTAAACatgaatgcatcctaagtgcgtgATCGTTTTATTCTTCTCTAAATTTTCTAGAAGAGTTCTAGAtttcttgaatattaattaaatcagtagatttaatgatttaattaaattggggAAAATTATTCACTTAACTAGGGGGTGTTACCTCCTATGCCATTTATTTaagtactaaaaaaaataggctCGAGGTCTATTCATCGTTAGCGTatcataatttcttaaaattaatcatttgagCACTCATACTAAATTCCGGAAAATTAGACTTATCCTCGTGGAAATAATTAGCGGACTATTATTTAATCCATAACATAGGAGagtccatgatttaattaaattcttagtccatgctttatttaatttggtggCCCaacctataaaaaaaatgcagcCCAACCAAAACTAAAGAGgcccaacaaaataaaaataaaaataagggaGGCCCAAATACTCCCTCTTCTCAAAACTATCGGCCTCTCCCTCTAAACACAATCCCCAAATCAACACACACACTAACCCTAAAATTGGAGGAGAAATCGGTGGCTCCACAATCTTCTTCCTCCCGATTCCTCGCCGGACTCCACCGGCGTATACTCCCTCCTCCCctgattctctctctcaacccCTCTTTCTTCTCAACTTAAGTCAAAAATCCCTAATTCAGAGGCTCAattcctctccctctctcctgTGTCCGTTCGCCATCAATCGGTCACCGGAAATTTTCCGGTGTTCTCGGATCATTCCCCAACCGGCGACTGCTCTTCCTGCACGGCTctccctatctctctctcataatCCTCACTCACTGTGCTCCACGCCGAGCTACACTTGGTCTTCCTCTCCCGGCGGAATCGTCGCTGCCATCGCCGCCTCTCCCTCGCAGCGATGCCGCCACTGTACTCGGCACCCGACGCCGTCTTCTTCTTCAGGCAGCGCCGCCGTAGCAGCGCCATCGTTGCCCGCCTCTCTCGCGGCGTCAGGTTCAGGACCAACGAGCAGCAGCGCCGGCTTCTCCCCTTTTCTCACAGCATCGGTCCCTTCGAGCTGCCCGGGTTCGGTCCCCGTCGGAGCTGCCGTATCACTGCCCTGTCTGTCGGGCTCTTCTGCCGCCTCTAGCAGCGTGCTGTGCAGCTGCTGCCCGGTGCAGCCCTGCCCCCTACTCTAAGCTAAGTTTCTTCCATCCTATTCTTAGCTTACTTAGTTGGGGTTTTAGGGCAGCAACTATGTGGAATTAGaggttttgaaaaaaaaattatgtgttaCTGGAATGAGCTTGGTATTTGGGGCTAAAGTGttgattctttaattattgaagCTTGCTACTGTTGTGAGGTTCCTAAGGCCACGATTCTATGTTCTTGAGCCTAGCATGATGTTCGAAACAAAAGCAGAGGGTGTGCTAGTGTTTTACCTTGACTTGGGTGAATCCTTGATGATTGTGGCTGATCCTAAGCTTCTTGTTACTCCTTGCTCCTCATGCTAGCCTCCTCATACTTTGTGGTGAAGTTGGGATCGAGATGGTGTTGTTGTTCTATGCTCATCCTCTTGAAGCTGCGGCTGCCTTGGTAAAAACAGTTCTTAAAACCTCAGCTCCCTTCCTCTCAACCTTGCTATGTTGCTGGAAAAAGTTTGAAAGTGTAGGAGAGTGTTCAAAGGTGGTGTGGAGGATTTTATAGGCACGAATGTGTACTCGTGTAGCCTTAATTGGGGCTGTTGAAattctttgttattttcctgCAGCAAATCTCCCTTATCTTTGATTTTTGCAGTAACTTTAACAGAGTTTGGTGGTATACTAAGGAGGTAAGGACTATGCATTTATGTTATTTGTAGTACTAGGTATTTGGCTGTTTTCTTCATCTTGTTCTCATATGGCCACCTAGTGACCGGTACATAAACATTTCAGGTGCTGCCATATGGTGTGGAGGATTTTCAGAAATTGACTTGCCCTCTTTGGTGAATTTTTGGTCTCCTATTGTCAAAGAAGGgttgtttcttttcttctaaTAGTAGTTCCTTAATTTCCCTTGTTTCTTAGCAATTAACACTTGTTTTATCTTGCAGGTTGGTAGAGGACTTGGGCTGCCCAGCTGTTGTCCTCGACGGGCTTGCTGCCTCGGGCCCAATGGGCTGATTGGATAGGGTCGCGGTGGAGTGCGACTTGGGCTCGGGGGAAAGAAGAGGCCCAAAATGCAAGCAATAGCAAAATAGTTTCTTAAGCTCTAGGCCCATACTTGTCGACATTAAACATCAACGAAAAGGATAATGAAAGAAGCGGGTATTACATTCGTTGCGtggttgttatttttttaataatttcacatATCGTAAgaacgaagaacaattaaacGACGATGAGGGCATGTTCCGTGAGGACGAGCAGCCGGCGCTTGCACCGGGGCTGCGCGTCGCTGAATACGCGAGCCTCAGCGTTGGGAAACTTCTTCTCGTGATTTATATgctaaatcaaaattttgtaattaaatttatgtaatcaTTACATATGATTACATATGgttttaaattcaattcaatcacCTTCATGTTGACCAAAATTTGAGAGAATCACGTTTTGATTCAATTTGAATCATTCCGGCGTGAATTTGGACTAATCAACGTCGAGTAGCAGAAGCTTCCCATCGCGAAGTGATCTCCGCAGGCTGGACTCTACAGCTTTGGAAGTCCGATCAGATGGGTTGTTCAGCGATGATGGGTCTGATGTGGAGAAGCAGCAACGAAGCAGCGCCGTCAGCTCGATTGGGAGCCCGTCGGCAGATTCCCGGACTCGTGAGGCGACGGCAGCGCTGCAGCGGAGCAGTGGGAGTCCGACGGAGAGTTAGACTAGGGGTTTTCCTATGCCTCGTTCCGTGACTTCGCTTTCCAAAAATGATTAGTATTTCCAAATCCTtggattcaattttggaaataattcaagattaatttgtaaataagatttgaatatatcttttatggattttatatattttatgagatttgattttgtattaaatcatggatggattatagattttatccttattttatggatttgtagggATTTAAATTCCAAGATGAATCCTAggtaaatttggataatgacaaTCTGATTTTAATCTATATCCTATAgattaatgtggatttatccctagacaaatcctagttggatttagatgatgataatattattttattcttatcctatgaatttatatgaaataatttataaataaattttagatggatttggatagtgataatataatattttattcttatcatata contains:
- the LOC125197892 gene encoding uncharacterized protein LOC125197892 isoform X2 produces the protein MLASSYFVVKLGSRWCCCSMLILLKLRLPCNFNRVWWYTKEVLPYGVEDFQKLTCPLWLVEDLGCPAVVLDGLAASGPMG
- the LOC125197892 gene encoding uncharacterized protein LOC125197892 isoform X3, which encodes MVLLFYAHPLEAAAALQISLIFDFCSNFNRVWWYTKEVLPYGVEDFQKLTCPLWLVEDLGCPAVVLDGLAASGPMG
- the LOC125197892 gene encoding uncharacterized protein LOC125197892 isoform X1, which produces MVLLFYAHPLEAAAALVKTVLKTSAPFLSTLLCCWKKFESVGECSKQISLIFDFCSNFNRVWWYTKEVLPYGVEDFQKLTCPLWLVEDLGCPAVVLDGLAASGPMG